A single window of Anomaloglossus baeobatrachus isolate aAnoBae1 chromosome 9, aAnoBae1.hap1, whole genome shotgun sequence DNA harbors:
- the TIMM17B gene encoding mitochondrial import inner membrane translocase subunit Tim17-B isoform X1 encodes MEEYVREPCPWRIVDDCGGAFTMGLIGGGVFQSIKGFRNAPVGFKHRLRGSMNAVKIRAPQIGGSFAVWGGLFSTIDCGLVKLRGKEDPWNSITSGALTGAVLASRSGPLAMVGSALMGGILLALIEGVGILLTRYTAQQFQNPSPFAEGPSNIPH; translated from the exons ATGGAGGAATATGTGCGGGAACCATG CCCCTGGAGGATTGTCGATGACTGCGGAGGAGCCTTTACGATGGGGCTCATCGGGGGAGGGGTGTTTCAGTCCATTAAAGGCTTCCGGAACGCTCCGGTG ggGTTCAAGCACCGTCTGCGGGGCAGCATGAATGCCGTCAAAATCCGTGCGCCCCAGATAGGAG GCAGCTTTGCGGTGTGGGGGGGCTTGTTCTCCACTATTGACTGTGGTCTGGTGAAGCTTCGCGGGAAGGAAGACCCCTGGAATTCCATCACCAGCGGCGCTCTCACCGGGGCCGTGCTGGCGTCTCGCA GTGGACCTCTGGCTATGGTGGGCTCAGCGCTGATGGGGGGGATATTATTGGCTCTTATAGAAGGTGTCGGCATCCTCCTGACCCGCTACACAGCACAGCAGTTTCAGAACC CCAGTCCGTTTGCAGAAGGGCCGAGCAATATACCGCACTGA
- the TIMM17B gene encoding mitochondrial import inner membrane translocase subunit Tim17-B isoform X2 translates to MGLIGGGVFQSIKGFRNAPVGFKHRLRGSMNAVKIRAPQIGGSFAVWGGLFSTIDCGLVKLRGKEDPWNSITSGALTGAVLASRSGPLAMVGSALMGGILLALIEGVGILLTRYTAQQFQNPSPFAEGPSNIPH, encoded by the exons ATGGGGCTCATCGGGGGAGGGGTGTTTCAGTCCATTAAAGGCTTCCGGAACGCTCCGGTG ggGTTCAAGCACCGTCTGCGGGGCAGCATGAATGCCGTCAAAATCCGTGCGCCCCAGATAGGAG GCAGCTTTGCGGTGTGGGGGGGCTTGTTCTCCACTATTGACTGTGGTCTGGTGAAGCTTCGCGGGAAGGAAGACCCCTGGAATTCCATCACCAGCGGCGCTCTCACCGGGGCCGTGCTGGCGTCTCGCA GTGGACCTCTGGCTATGGTGGGCTCAGCGCTGATGGGGGGGATATTATTGGCTCTTATAGAAGGTGTCGGCATCCTCCTGACCCGCTACACAGCACAGCAGTTTCAGAACC CCAGTCCGTTTGCAGAAGGGCCGAGCAATATACCGCACTGA